The proteins below come from a single Plodia interpunctella isolate USDA-ARS_2022_Savannah chromosome 21, ilPloInte3.2, whole genome shotgun sequence genomic window:
- the LIMK1 gene encoding LIM domain kinase 1 isoform X1: MEGSNCKQPINCAGCLNNVGDDDYVSALGQDWHKDCFRCSVCDAALSTWYFEKEGMLFCQNDYWSRFGENCLQCSQVITGPVMCAGARRFHPECFACARCAALLDDAEPYAIVGRMALYCGACYPLLPGHETHDTLEVQEPATALKLAPAADSLALTVQHSGCKVSAARALLRAALSLCIQLTCHRLDSACGVLTLRVGDRVLEINGSPVRSRPDQLDQGLSPPNNVIQLTIEQSPCSSHSKCNTEELDDKPKHDVKSPVQRKILREDLRKNIPKISLQEEDEGGRKERLFKRKGEEGGKVRLKRRQTPASPLLGDKERSSSMPKLLDPSESGCECGAGGGGVLRCRSFRAEPAKGQVFRARDLLQGELLGSGFFGEVYKVTHRDTNEVMVLKQLYRVDEDAQRNFLKEVAVLRSLQHPNVLRFIGVLYKDKRLHLVTEYVAGGTLHQLLQDRARALSWVARARLARDVAAGVGYLHRMNVIHRDLNSHNCLVREDQTVIVADFGLARVVQRTASSAHARDALRRKRYTVVGNPYWMAPEMMNGNVYDEKVDVFSFGIILCEIIGRVSADPDELPRRPDFGLNEAAFLDAFCRPHACPPPFYRVAFLACDLEPDARPTFEVMEIWLESLVQWLSGGGPGLLGGALPGAAAAPPRGESTPDPDYAVLCDGVLKSRSTVTMLGSQRPRALGKCVSASHVARVVTVRARRRTRSQHALHAHAHAHAAYILRAHGNSIDITEVDDISLWLDPPPLKRSSPASHLHFPPDTDVTDKPQLPAFLRNQSVEGLECQTKHLPPPPICRHDSIPDHCDLTYDSDSSDDEVTEVTDLNLKRNTDNFNDNFFDDTRNKIADMVKENLTAKKSSYDVSNVTFGYPENERKIPETDDRRYNIDHLKKSPLIAQGIKNIPVVEVQKPAEKTNFFTKKLLSPKLSRLFKPNAAEVVRSKPETSENKEEKSKSKFFIHRPTSPGNLGRTYKVRPLDSTRQDVLKSDLKLASLGKPMTPIFRRHVPERPEFADGRFSCRDRRTKEKNPEPKFVDIGRNRIKTPEKIKSNPLSTVLEKEKEGERRREAGISRSNYVSLANLRINGRPRPRPVEVSPTERAI, from the exons atggaAGGATCTAATTGCAAAC aGCCCATCAATTGTGCAGGATGTCTGAACAATGTCGGTGATGATGACTATGTCTCGGCACTGGGACAAGATTGGCACAAGGACTGCTTCAG GTGCTCAGTGTGCGATGCTGCACTGTCAACATGGTACTTCGAGAAAGAGGGCATGCTGTTCTGTCAGAATGACTACTGGTCACGCTTCGGTGAAAACTGCTTGCAATGTTCACAG GTGATAACGGGCCCGGTGATGTGCGCGGGCGCGCGACGCTTCCACCCCGAGTGCTTCGCGTGCGCGCGCTGCGCCGCGCTGCTCGACGACGCGGAGCCCTACGCGATCGTGGGCCGCATGGCGCTCTACTG CGGCGCATGTTACCCTTTGCTTCCGGGGCACGAGACGCACGACACCCTCGAGGTACAAGAACCCGCTACCGCTTTGAAACTGGCGCCCGCCGCTGACAGCCTAGCTCTGACAGTGCAACA TTCCGGTTGCAAGGTGTCGGCGGCGCGTGCGCTCCTACGCGCCGCACTGTCGCTCTGCATACAACTCACATGCCATAG GCTCGACTCAGCTTGCGGTGTTCTGACCCTGAGGGTCGGCGATCGAGTGCTGGAGATCAACGGGTCACCAGTTCGAAGCCGGCCCGACCAACTCGACCAGGGTTTATCGCCTCCAAATAACGTCATACAG CTAACCATAGAGCAGAGCCCGTGTAGCAGCCATTCCAAATGCAATACGGAGGAGTTGGACGACAAGCCGAAACATGACGTCAAGTCGCCAGTGCAGAGGAAGATACTCCGGGAGGACCTCAGGAAGAACATTCCCAAGATATCGCTGCAG GAGGAAGACGAAGGGGGTCGCAAAGAGAGACTGTTCAAGCGCAAAGGGGAGGAAGGGGGTAAAGTGAGGCTGAAGCGGAGACAGACCCCCGCCTCCCCCCTCCTAGGGGACAAGGAGAGAAGCAGCAGCATGCCCAAATTGCTCGACCC TAGCGAGTCAGGGTGCGAGTGCGGGGCGGGGGGGGGCGGAGTCCTGCGCTGCCGCTCGTTCCGCGCGGAGCCCGCCAAGGGACAGGTGTTCCGCGCGCGGGATCTGCTGCAG GGTGAACTGCTCGGCTCCGGATTCTTCGGCGAGGTGTACAAAGTGACGCACCGCGACACCAACGAAGTGATGGTGCTCAAACAGCTGTACAGAGTGGACGAGGACGCGCAGAGGAACTTCCTCAAAGAG GTGGCGGTGCTGCGGTCGCTGCAGCACCCCAACGTGCTGCGCTTCATCGGCGTGCTGTACAAAGACAAGAGGCTGCATCTCGTCACGGAGTACGTGGCTGGGGGCACCTTGCACCAGCTGTTGCAG GACCGCGCGCGGGCGCTGAGCTGGGTCGCCCGCGCGCGGCTGGCGCGCGATGTGGCGGCGGGCGTGGGCTATCTGCACCGCATGAACGTCATCCACAGGGACCTCAACTCTCACAACTGTCTCGTCAGGGAG GACCAGACGGTGATCGTGGCGGACTTCGGGCTGGCGCGCGTCGTGCAGCGCACGGCCAGCAGCGCGCACGCGCGCGACGCGCTGCGCCGCAAGCGGTACACG GTTGTGGGCAACCCGTACTGGATGGCGCCGGAGATGATGAACGGGAACGTGTACGACGAGAAGGTGGACGTGTTCTCGTTCGGTATCATCCTGTGCGAGATCATAGGGCGGGTGTCGGCCGACCCGGACGAGCTGCCGCGGCGGCCGGACTTCGGGCTCAACGAGGCCGCCTTCCTCGACGCCTTCTGTCGCCCGCACGCGTGCCCGCCGCCCTTCTACAGGGTCGCGTTCCTCGCGTGCGACCTGGAGCCCGATGCGAG GCCAACCTTCGAAGTGATGGAGATCTGGCTGGAGAGCCTGGTGCAGTGGCTGTCGGGCGGCGGGCCGGGGCTGCTGGGCGGCGCACTGCCCGGGGCCGCCGCCGCCCCGCCACGCGGTGAATCCACCCCTGACCCCGACTACGCCGTCTTGTGTGATGGGGTGCTCAAG TCGCGGTCGACGGTGACGATGCTGGGGTCGCAGCGTCCGCGCGCGCTCGGCAAGTGCGTGTCCGCGTCGCACGTCGCGCGCGTCGTCACCGTGCGCGCGCGGCGCCGCACGCGCTCGCAGCACGCGCTgcacgcgcacgcgcacgcgcacgccGCGTACATACTCAGGGCGCACGGCAACAGCATTGACATTACCGAG GTGGACGACATCAGCCTGTGGCTGGACCCTCCCCCCCTCAAGCGCAGCTCCCCCGCCTCCCACCTCCACTTCCCCCCCGACACAGACGTCACGGACAAGCCACAACTACCCGCCTTCCTCCGCAACCAATCGGTGGAAGGCCTCGAGTGTCAGACCAAGCACCTCCCCCCCCCGCCCATCTGCAGACACGACAGCATCCCAGATCATTGCGACCTGACTTACGATTCTGATTCCTCTGACGACGAAGTTACCGAAGTCACAGACTTAAACCTCAAGAGGAATACCgacaattttaatgataactTTTTTGACGATACGAGAAACAAAATAGCGGACATGGTCAAAGAGAATCTGACAGCTAAAAAGTCGAGTTATGATGTCAGTAATGTCACATTTGGCTACCCAGAAAACGAGAGGAAGATACCCGAAACAGATGACAGGAGATACAATATAGACCATCTGAAGAAAAGTCCGCTGATCGCGCAAGGGATTAAAAACATTCCCGTAGTCGAAGTACAAAAACCTGCggaaaaaactaattttttcacaaaaaaattgctGTCGCCGAAACTCAGTCGGTTATTCAAGCCGAACGCAGCAGAAGTGGTGAGAAGCAAGCCTGAAACTAGCGAGAACAAAGAAGAGAAGTCTAAAAGCAAATTCTTCATTCACCGGCCCACGTCTCCGGGCAATCTCGGACGGACTTACAAAGTTAGACCACTGGACTCGACTAGACAAGACGTGTTGAAAAGTGATCTAAAACTTGCCAGTCTCGGGAAGCCCATGACTCCAATATTCCGGCGACACGTGCCCGAGAGACCAGAGTTCGCAGACGGCAGGTTCAGCTGCCGCGATCGAAGGACAAAGGAGAAAAATCCAGAACCGAAATTCGTCGATATCGGACGgaatagaataaaaacacCAGAGAAAATTAAGAGCAACCCTTTGAGCACGGTTTTGGAGAAGGAGAAAGAGGGGGAGAGGAGGAGGGAGGCGGGGATCTCGAGGAGTAATTATGTGAGTTTGGCCAATTTGAGGATCAACGGTCGCCCGAGACCGCGGCCGGTCGAAGTTTCGCCCACTGAGAGAGCGATATAG